TGGGCTACATCCATTTCCCTTTATCCTTTACCGGATTTCTAGACTTAGAGAACGCATGGGCGAACTTTGTCCAGAGCGGAACGCTTGTTGTTCTTGTGATTTATTTAGCCTGGATGATCCCGAATCGACTTCTGAAAACCGTTTTTCTAACGGTTTTTGTTTTGATGCAGGTCTTGAAACAGCCGTATGTCTTTTCATTTCCGACGGAGGTAAGCCACTATCTCTTGGCTTTGTTTATTGCCTACGCCCTTTTCAATCTCGAGCGATACTTCGCTCTGATCCCGCTCGTTATTTTGTTGGCGGGCATGTCCTTGGGAAAAGGCATGTATCTGTTTATCGCGCCGGTCATCATTTTCTTTGCGGCGCTCTTTTACATCTTGCGACGAAAAGTGCTTCTGTCCATTGCGGGCGTGAGCCTCTACGTCCTCAGCTTCCTCTTTTTTTGGGTGTCCAGCGGCCAAGAGATTTCCAACCTGCCGGACTTCATCTGGGGAAGCCTCGCGTTTTCCAGCGGCTATAGCGAAGCCTTGGCGAATTACAGCTCGTCCCCGTTGGAAGGCCCGTCCGTCATATCAACTGGATCGGCCTTGTTTCACTTCGCGATTTTCATATCCCTTATTCTTCTGGTCTTGGCGAAGAACTTCTATCCAATAAAGACTATGAACCGCGTGACGTTTGCCGCCGGGCTGATGCTCGCTTCGATAGAATTACTCATTCTTTTCGCCGTTTGGAAGCACGGGATCGTGTCCTCCGACATCTATCATATCTCTGTGTTCTTCTGGTTCGCCTGCGTGTCCGTGGTTCCGTTTCTGTGCGTACATCATGCAGCGTACTACCAAGAGTTGAGGGGGCCGGCTGAAATCCCGGGTCAGCGACGCCTTGCTCCGATCATCGGACACCTTGTGAACTTGGCGGCTCGCGTGTGGGCCAACTGGCAGCGCAGGGCGGATACACAACAAGGTACCGGCGTTTTCGCAGCCTTAATCCGTTTCGGGGATACTCTAAAGACTTGGTTGGGTACCGCCATCTCGCAGGAAAAGCACCAAGTTAACGCCTCAGAGACGTCGCCCCCTGCGGCCTTTGGTTTTCGCGCCGCGAGAAAGGAGATTCTCGTTCTTATCGTAGTAATTTGCCTGACGCCTAATTTTTTTTATGGATGGAAATTTGTTCTATTTCTGGAAGGGGAAATTGCCGCATGGAACGATAAGCTTGCTGCGTCCGTCGCCGAGATGCAAATGCCGCAGACGCGCGAAGTCGTCGGAAAAGAACGCGTCGGATACTTCGGAGAACTCCCCGCGCCGATGGTGTACAACGATTTCCTTTACACGGCATCGCCGTCAACCATTTCTTTCGCCGGCTGGAATCCTTGGATTATTGAAAAGGATGCCGACTTTTTCCGGAATGCCGGTTCAGCGCCACCTTACTTGGTCTACCAATTGTTCAACACGCAAGCAATCGTGCGACAATTCTCACCGCTCGACAGCCCGAAGGCGCAACTCGAGATCTTTCGCCGCTACGATCCAGTTCTTGCCAGTGACAACAAACCTATTCACGAACATGGCCGGCTATTGCTGAAACGGCGGGAGCCCTCATCGGCGCTGCGATATGAAGATCTCGGACAGTGGACCGAGGAGATGGGTGACTGGATCCAGGTGCCCGGAAATGCAGATGGGCCGGTCCAAACGGTTATCCGTTTGCCCACCAGCCTGGCCACCAAGATCCTGACGGCGATTTATAAAGCCCCCGGCTATTCATTCGAGTACAAGCTCGACGACGGCACCCTTGGCAAGCGGAAATTCACCCCGACGAAGGGCAGGGAAGGCTTTCTTTTGGCCCCGCTGATCCTGAAGAACCGGGACCTTCTTGCCGCGCTATCGGCGGAGGAATGGGAGAAGTATTTGAAGAATGACGACAGTGCACTGCGCCGCATAACCCAGTTTCGGATAAACTGCGAACATATCACGATGGCGTGCGCGACCGAGATGGAAGTGCGGTTCAACGAGGTGCTGGGGCTTGAATTTGGTCGGAACGCCGATCACCGCTAGACGAAACCTGAAATTCAAACAGCGCGAAGGATGCTGTCCGGGTTTGTATGCTGCGGGGTTGTTGGACGACGAAGTTCGCCCTCGACCCCGCGCCGGCCCGGCAGCGCCGCAAGCCCGGCGGCCCGCGCCTCCGGTCAAGGGGCAGCCACGGGCGCGGGATAGGGGGATGGCGCGGCCATGAAGCACTTCGGTCCGCCGCCCGATCCTCGACTACTGGTGCGACAGCGAAGAGGACCTGGCCCACGTCGTGCACCACGTCCTGATCCACGAGACCGGCCACCACTTCGGCTATTCCGACGACGACATGGAAGCCATCAAGGAGGCCGCCCGCTGAGCCTCAGCGGCTTGCGCTTTCGCAGGCTGTTGGCAGCCAGGAGCTGCAAATGTTGCTCTTTGTCTCCCGACGAGTACCAGGTTGCGCAGGGCGGAGGGTCACCCCCCACCCTTCCCCATCAAGGGGGAGGGCTCAAGCGACGGCGGCGGCGACCTTCTCCCTCCCCCTAGATGGGGGAGGGTCGGGGAGGGGGTGACACGCCGGTGCCTGCAGGTCGGCAGTGGCTCGGGGCCTGCTTCGACGGTCTGCCGGCGCAGCCCGCCTGCCGGTTACTCTACGATGTGGTGCTTGCCGATCGGGGTGACCGCGGTCGCCTGGGCGCCCTTCTCGCTCTCGCCCTCGATTATTGCGACGCGGACCGGGTCGCCCAGCGCCAGCTTCTCGAAGCCGCCGTTGACCACCGCGTTCTTGTGGAAATAGATCTCCTGGCCGTCGCTCAGGGTGACGAAGCCGTAGCCCTCGAAGCCGTGCAGGTCGGTCACCTTGCCGTGCAGCGGCGCCTCGTGGGCTTTGACCTTGCCGGCGCTCTTGCGGGAATGGTCCTCCAGCATCCGCTTGGCCGCGTTGAAGGCGTCCCGGATCGCGACGTAGACGTCCTCGTGGTCGTGGCGCTGCCCCGGGTCCCGGCTGACCACCAGCGGCGCCCGGCCCGGCACGCCGATCTCGATCCGGACGTGATAGATCTTGCCCTTGTTGTGCCGGCGGTGCGGTGCCTCGACCACGACCCGGCAGGAGTTGATGCGGCCGAAGTATTGCTCCAGCTTCTCGACCTTCTCGCGCACGCGGGCCTCCACCGCGTCCGAGGAATCCATGTTGCGAAAGCTCAACTCCAAAGGCACATCCATGTCCTGCTCCCCTGCTTCTGTCAGCCCTTGATGCAGATGATCGGCTCCAACCGCGCGACCTTGCGGGCGAGGCCCGCTTTCTCCGCGGCCTCGACCACCTCGACCACGTCCTTGTAGGCGCCCGGCGCCTCCTCGGCGACGCCGCGGTCCGAGGGGCTGCGAATCACGATGCCCCGGGCCGCCAGCTCGTCGACCAGCGCCCGCCCGCGCCAGGTCTTGCGCGCCTTGTGTCGGCTCATCCGCCGGCCGGCGCCGTGGCAGGCGGACGAGAAGCCCCGGCGCTCGTTGCCAGCCGCGCCGACCAGCACGTAGGACGCCGAGCCCATGGTACCACCGATCAGCACCGGCTGTCCGACCCCGCGCAGCGCCGCGGGCAGGCTCGGATGGCCGGGCCCGAAGGCGCGGGTCGCGCCCTTGCGGTGGACGAAGAGCTCGCGGCGTTCGCCATCGGTCCGATGCACCTCCGCCTTGCAGGTGTTGTGCGAGACGTCGAACAGCAGCGGCAGGTCCGCCTCCGGGAAGAAGCGCCGGAAGACCTGCCGGGTCAGGTGACCGATGATCTGGCGGTTGGCCAGCGCGCAGTTGATCGCCGCGCGCATGGCGCCAAGGTAGCGCTCCCCCATCTCGGAGCGGATCGGCGCGCAGGCCAGCTCGCGGTCGACCAGGACGATGTCGTAGTCGGGCGCGGCCAGGACCATGTCGCGCAGGAACTCGGTGCCGATCTGGTGGCCCAGGCCGCGCGAGCCGCAGTGGATGCTGACCACGACCTCGCCCCGCTCCAGGCCGAAGGCGGCGGCGGCCTTGGCGTCGTGGAGCGCGGTCACTTCCTGGACCTCGAGGTAGTGGTTGCCCGAGCCCAGGGTGCCCATCTCGCGCCGCTGCCGCTTGCGCGCGCGCGCCGAAACGAATGCCGGCTCGGCGCCCGGCATGCAGCCCCGCTCCTCGATCCGCTCGAGGTCGGCCTCGCGGCCGTAGCCCCGGGCCAGCGCCCAGACCGCGCCGCCCGAGAGCATGGCGGTCATCTCCTGCTCCGACAGCGTGATCTCGCCGTGGCTGCCGACCCCGGCCGGGATTTCGGCGAAGAGCGCGTCGGCCAGCTCGGCCTGGCGCGCCTCGATCGCGGCCCGGCCCAGGCTGGTGGGCATGCAGCGTACGCCGCAGGAGATGTCGAAGCCGACCCCGCCGGCGGAGACGATCCCGCCGCGGTCCGGATCGAAGGCGGCGACGCCGCCGATCGGAAAGCCATAGCCCCAGTGGGCGTCCGGCATGGCGTAGGCGGCCTTAACGATCCCAGGCAGGCGGGCGACGTTGGTGACCTGCTCGAAGACCTTGTCGTCCATGCCTCGGATCAGGTCCTCGTCGGCGAAGATGATCGCAGGCACACGCATCCCGCCGAAGGGCGCGACCCGCCATTCGACGTCGCTGATTCGCTCCAGGCGCGTGGTATCCATGGCTCGCCGTCCAGGTCTTTAGACATCGACCACGCAGGCCGCGACCCAGGTGTCGTCGTCCCGCCGCCCGACCTCGAGCGCGGTGTAGGTCGCGCCCTTGACCTCGGCGGCCGGCCGGTGGCGCGCGCGGTCCAGCGCTTCGCCCCAGGCGATGGCCTGCAGCCGGCGATCGTCGACGATCACGTCGAAGCGGCCGAAGACCATGCCGCGAGTCGCCATCTCGTAGACCAGGGCGTTCAGCCACTCAACCAGGAGCAACTCCTCGTCGGGCGCCGTGCAGGCGATCCGGACCGCGCTCCGGGCCTTGATCCGGCCCGGATCGCAGATCGCCGCGGTCATGGCGGTGGCGGCCTCCTCGAAGGCGGCGGCCAGGGTCGGACCCCAGGCCCGCAGACGAACGTCCGCGTCGTGAGGCTCGTGGGACCAACCGCGCTCGCCCGCGCCGTCATCGACGGCGAGCGCCGCGGGCCGGGCCGATGTCGTGGTTACCTTCATCCGTCAATTGGCGCGCAGGCGGCAGGGAAACGCATTGAGCGAGATCAAGCCCTTGCGACCCGGGAGGTCAGTGCGGCGCCCGGCGATCGTAGAAGGCGAGGCTCCAGCGGCCGGTCGCGACGTCGTGGCGCAGGATGTAGCGCGCGCCGTCGGCGCCGACGACCTTGAAGTATCGGTGGTCCGGCGACAGCCAGCGGTCCAGGACCTCGGCGACCTCCACCCGGCGCCCGTCGAAGGCCAGCGCGCGCGGCGTTTCCTCGCCCCGGTGGCCGGCATAGCACTCGACACTGATCTCCATCCCGCTACGACCCCTGCGTGCAAATGACTCTGGAAACCTTGATGCAGATCACGCTTTCGGCTCCGGGCCTGTCCTAGGCTCTTCCCAGGTCGTCGATCCCTGGCGGTTCCCTGGACATGGCACCCGCCTCGGAAGCGACCGAAGGCCTGTCTTGCGGAGCCCGGTCATGGGCTCCAGTCGAGGAAAGGCGGGGTCAGGGAAGGAGGGAACCCTCCTGACGCCCCGACGACCGAGACGGCAGGTGCGGGCTGCCGGACCCCCTCCCTCCATGGACCGCCGGACGGAGGACCCAAGGGTCGGCAGCCCGCCCATTGCCCCCATCGACGGCCCCGATCAAGCGGTGGGCTGGTCCTCTTCCCACTCCTCGCCCGCCGTCAGGATCTCGTGCAGCTCGCCGACCACGCCGGACAGCGGCAGCTCCAGCTCCCCGAGCACGTCCGACTGGCCCTCGGCCCAGGCCACGGCCTGTTCGAGCTCGTCGAGGCTGGGGTGCAGGTCGAGGATCGCCAGGATCCTGGCGTCCGAGATATCGCCCACGATGCGGCGGATCTCTTCGGCGCTGAGCGCGGGGCCGGAAGGCGCGGTGGTCTTTGGCGGCTCTGTCATCGGCGGTCTCCAGGGTGTGACGGCGGCGTGCTGGCAGGAAACGCCGCCCACCGCCTCGCGGCCATGACCCAGGTCAAGAGGACCTACAACAGCCCGCGGACCCGGGCGCGCAGCTCCGGCAGCAGCTCCGCCTCGAACCAGGGGTTGCGCTTCAGCCAGGCGGTGTTGCGCCAGCTCGGATGGGGCAGCGGCAGGTAGGCCGGCAGATAGTCCCGCCAGGCGCGGACCGTCTCGGTCAGGTTGGCCTTGCGCGCCGGGCCCAGGTAGCGCGCCTGGGCGTAGAGCCCGACCAGCAGGATCAGCTCGATCTTGGGCAGGGCCGCTTGCAGGCGCGGATGCCAGGCCGGCGCGCACTCCGGGCGCGGCGGCTTGTCGCCGCCGCGGTCCTCCCGCCCGGGATAGCAGAAGCCCATCGGCACGATGGCGATGCGCGATTCGTCGTAGAAGGTCTCGGGTTCGGTCTGCAGCCAGGCGCGCAGGCGCAAACCGGAATTATCGTTCCAGGGGATTCCGCTCTCATGCACTTTAGTTCCGGGTGCCTGGCCGACGATCATCAGGCGGGCGTCGGAATGGGCGCGCAAGACCGGCCGGGGCCCCAGCGGCAGCTCCGCGGCGCAGAGCCGGCAGGCCCGGACCTCGGCGAGCAGGGCCGAAAGCTCGTCCGCCTCGACGGAGATCTGTGCAGTCGCTTTGCTGGTCATCCTGTTCCGGCTCTTCGCCGCGTCAGACACCCTCCGAAAGGAGGCGCGCGACGTAGCTTGGCACGACCTCGCCGGCCGGGCCATAGACCCGCTCGGCGAAGGCGCTGTGCCGCTCCGAGGGCTCGAGGTTGAGCTCGACGCTGTGCGCCCGGCCGGTCGCGCGGGCCGCCTCGACGAAGCCGGCTGCCGGGTAGACGGCGCCGGAGGTGCCGATCGAGAGGAAAAGGTCGCAGGCCTCCAGGGCGGTGTAGATCCGCTCCATCTGGTAGGGCATCTCGCCGAACCAGACGACGTCGACCCGCAGGCGGCCCGTCGCCCGGCAGCGCGCGCAACGGCTCTCCAGGTCCATGTCCTCGCGCCAGGCGCTGACCCCGCCGCAGGCCAGGCAGCGCGCCTTGAGGATCTCGCCGTGCATGTGGATCAGGTTGCGCGATCCGGCGCGCTCGTGCAGGTCGTCGATGTTCTGGGTCACCAGCAGGACCTCGCCGGGCCACTCGGCCTCCAGGCGGGCCAGCGCCCGATGCGCGGGGTTGGGCGCCACCGCCTCGGCCAGCAAACCCTGGCGGCGGGCGTTGTAGAAGGCGTGGACCGTGGCCGGGTCGCGGGCGAAGGCCTCCGGGGTGGCGACGTCCTCAAGGCGCACCTTGGCCCAGATGCCGTCGGCGTCGCGGAAGGTGTCCAGGCCGGACTCCTTGGAGATCCCGGCCCCGGTCAGAATGACGATTTGGCCCGTGCTGCGTTGCCCCATGTCGCGAGGGATGATAGAGGAGCCTGGCAGAGCGCGATACTCACTTGGGCTTGATCTGACGGATCATGACGGAAGTCGGCGTCCTCTTCGTTTGCACCGGCAACATCTGCCGTTCCCCCACTGCCGAGGCGGTCCTGCGCAAGCGCCTGACGGAGCGCGGCCTGGAAGACCGGGTCGCGGTCGACTCCTGCGGCCTCGGCGGCTGGCACGTCGGGCAGCCGCCGGACGAGCGCTCAGTCGCCGCCGGCCTGCTGCGCGGCTACAAGCTGAAGGAGCTGCGCGCGCGCCAGATCCGGGACGGCGACTTCGAGGCCTTCTCCCTGCTGATCGCCATGGACCGCGGGCACCTCTCGGAGCTGAGGCGGCTCTGCCCCGAGGGCGCCGCGGACCGCCTCAAGCTCTTCATGGATTTCCATCCGGAGGAGACCGGGCTCAGCGACGTGCCGGACCCCTACTACGGCGCGCTGAGCGACTTCGACCTGGCGCTGGAGCTGATCGAGAAAGGGGTCGAGGGACTGGTCGAGCGCCTGCAGCGGGACCATCTGTGACCGCGGCCCTGGCCGCCGCCGTCGAAGCCGCCCTGGGGCGCCGGCCCCGCCGCTTCTTGCCGCTGACCGGCGGCTGCATCGCCGAGGTCTACCGCGCCGAGCTGGGCGACGGCGACTCGGTGGTGGTCAAGACGGCCTCTCGCGGCGACCTGCTGCTCGAGGCCTTCATGCTCGGATACCTGGCCGAGAACAGCGAGCTGCCGGTCCCGGCGGTGCGCCACGCGGCCGCCGAGCTGCTGATCATCGACTACGTCGCGTCCGGCGACGCCATCGACGCCGCGGCCGAGACCCACGCCGCCGACCTGCTGGCGGCGCTCCACGGCATCACGGCGCCGCGCTACGGCTTCGAACGCGACACCCTGATCGGCCCGCTGGTCCAGCCCAATCCCTGGACCGAGCGCTGGACCGACTTCTTCGCCGAGCAGCGCCTGCTGCACTTCGGCCGGGTCGCGCTGGAGGCCGGCCATCTGCCGTCACAGACCCTGCAACAGCTCGAAGCGCTCTGCGGCCGCCTGCCGGAGCTGATCGGCGAAGCCGCAGCGCCGTCGCTGATCCACGGCGACGTCTGGGGCGGCAACGTGCTGGTCCGCGGCGGGCGCATCGCCGCCTTCGTCGACCCGGCGATCCACTACGCCGACGCCGAGGTCGAGCTCGCCTTCTCGACTCTCTTCGGGACCTTCGGGGAGGCCTTCTTCCGCCGCTACGACGAGCTGCGGCCACTGCGCCCCGGCTTCTTCGAGGCCCGCCGCGACCTCTACAACCTCTATCCCCTGCTGGTGCACACGGCCCTCTTCGGCGGCCACTACGCTCAGTCGGTGGCGCGGATTGCAGCCCGCTTCGTATAGCCGCGCCGCCGCTCTATCCCTCGAAGACCAGCTTGGCGGGGGAGATCAGGACGCCGAACTGCTCGCACCAGACCACGACGCTGCCGAAGTCCGAGATCTCGACGCCGGCCGGGATGGCGTAGTTCTGGCTGCCCTTGAAGGCCTTGAGGCGGCCCAGGTCGACGAACATGGTGCCCTCGACCTGCGCCTCCGAGGTGACCTCGGCGCTGGGCACCAGGTAGACGTGGAACTTGGGGCCGGGGCCGACCTCGAAGTCCGCCTCCAGGTGCAGCACGCCCTCGTAGACGGTCATGTTGCCCTTGCCGTAGTGGATCGGGTCCGAGGGGTCGGCATGGACGAACGCGCCGCGCGCCAGGACGGTCGTGGCCCCGGCCGGCGCCGCCTCGGTTCCGACGATGTCCGCCAGGAAGATGTAGGGGTAGACGAAGATGCCGACCGCGAAGCCCAAGCCCGTGCCGAGCAGTCCGCCGATGAAGAACACCCCAAGCATCTTGAGCATGGTCGGATCCTCCCACC
This region of Kiloniellales bacterium genomic DNA includes:
- a CDS encoding HPF/RaiA family ribosome-associated protein, which gives rise to MDVPLELSFRNMDSSDAVEARVREKVEKLEQYFGRINSCRVVVEAPHRRHNKGKIYHVRIEIGVPGRAPLVVSRDPGQRHDHEDVYVAIRDAFNAAKRMLEDHSRKSAGKVKAHEAPLHGKVTDLHGFEGYGFVTLSDGQEIYFHKNAVVNGGFEKLALGDPVRVAIIEGESEKGAQATAVTPIGKHHIVE
- a CDS encoding RtcB family protein, coding for MDTTRLERISDVEWRVAPFGGMRVPAIIFADEDLIRGMDDKVFEQVTNVARLPGIVKAAYAMPDAHWGYGFPIGGVAAFDPDRGGIVSAGGVGFDISCGVRCMPTSLGRAAIEARQAELADALFAEIPAGVGSHGEITLSEQEMTAMLSGGAVWALARGYGREADLERIEERGCMPGAEPAFVSARARKRQRREMGTLGSGNHYLEVQEVTALHDAKAAAAFGLERGEVVVSIHCGSRGLGHQIGTEFLRDMVLAAPDYDIVLVDRELACAPIRSEMGERYLGAMRAAINCALANRQIIGHLTRQVFRRFFPEADLPLLFDVSHNTCKAEVHRTDGERRELFVHRKGATRAFGPGHPSLPAALRGVGQPVLIGGTMGSASYVLVGAAGNERRGFSSACHGAGRRMSRHKARKTWRGRALVDELAARGIVIRSPSDRGVAEEAPGAYKDVVEVVEAAEKAGLARKVARLEPIICIKG
- a CDS encoding archease, with the translated sequence MKVTTTSARPAALAVDDGAGERGWSHEPHDADVRLRAWGPTLAAAFEEAATAMTAAICDPGRIKARSAVRIACTAPDEELLLVEWLNALVYEMATRGMVFGRFDVIVDDRRLQAIAWGEALDRARHRPAAEVKGATYTALEVGRRDDDTWVAACVVDV
- a CDS encoding uracil-DNA glycosylase family protein, producing MTSKATAQISVEADELSALLAEVRACRLCAAELPLGPRPVLRAHSDARLMIVGQAPGTKVHESGIPWNDNSGLRLRAWLQTEPETFYDESRIAIVPMGFCYPGREDRGGDKPPRPECAPAWHPRLQAALPKIELILLVGLYAQARYLGPARKANLTETVRAWRDYLPAYLPLPHPSWRNTAWLKRNPWFEAELLPELRARVRGLL
- the cobB gene encoding NAD-dependent protein deacylase codes for the protein MGQRSTGQIVILTGAGISKESGLDTFRDADGIWAKVRLEDVATPEAFARDPATVHAFYNARRQGLLAEAVAPNPAHRALARLEAEWPGEVLLVTQNIDDLHERAGSRNLIHMHGEILKARCLACGGVSAWREDMDLESRCARCRATGRLRVDVVWFGEMPYQMERIYTALEACDLFLSIGTSGAVYPAAGFVEAARATGRAHSVELNLEPSERHSAFAERVYGPAGEVVPSYVARLLSEGV
- a CDS encoding low molecular weight protein-tyrosine-phosphatase; translation: MTEVGVLFVCTGNICRSPTAEAVLRKRLTERGLEDRVAVDSCGLGGWHVGQPPDERSVAAGLLRGYKLKELRARQIRDGDFEAFSLLIAMDRGHLSELRRLCPEGAADRLKLFMDFHPEETGLSDVPDPYYGALSDFDLALELIEKGVEGLVERLQRDHL
- a CDS encoding fructosamine kinase family protein; protein product: MTAALAAAVEAALGRRPRRFLPLTGGCIAEVYRAELGDGDSVVVKTASRGDLLLEAFMLGYLAENSELPVPAVRHAAAELLIIDYVASGDAIDAAAETHAADLLAALHGITAPRYGFERDTLIGPLVQPNPWTERWTDFFAEQRLLHFGRVALEAGHLPSQTLQQLEALCGRLPELIGEAAAPSLIHGDVWGGNVLVRGGRIAAFVDPAIHYADAEVELAFSTLFGTFGEAFFRRYDELRPLRPGFFEARRDLYNLYPLLVHTALFGGHYAQSVARIAARFV
- a CDS encoding DM13 domain-containing protein gives rise to the protein MLKMLGVFFIGGLLGTGLGFAVGIFVYPYIFLADIVGTEAAPAGATTVLARGAFVHADPSDPIHYGKGNMTVYEGVLHLEADFEVGPGPKFHVYLVPSAEVTSEAQVEGTMFVDLGRLKAFKGSQNYAIPAGVEISDFGSVVVWCEQFGVLISPAKLVFEG